In Bacillus horti, a single genomic region encodes these proteins:
- a CDS encoding 3-hydroxyacyl-CoA dehydrogenase NAD-binding domain-containing protein produces the protein MLKQKHEVMIIGAGTMGRGIAQVFLQGEMVVTLIDSSPSVLEQAKQEIGQRLKRLEEKNKLSSPAIQLMERLSCSEQIEGHKATLIIEAIIENIDAKKQLFIKLDQCYPAPVILATNTSSFSISEMAASLSQPKRMLGMHFFNPAPLMPLVEVIAGIDTDEATLEQATELLRSIEKEPIGVKDSPGFIVNRVARPFYTEGLKMLGEGIADVTQIDEIMKDAGFPMGPFELQDLIGIDINFATTCTIYEAYFQHPRFRPHPLQKQMVKSNRLGRKTGRGFYVYD, from the coding sequence ATGCTCAAGCAGAAACATGAAGTAATGATTATTGGTGCAGGGACGATGGGCAGAGGAATTGCTCAGGTATTTCTACAGGGAGAAATGGTAGTTACTCTTATTGACAGCTCCCCCTCTGTTTTGGAGCAAGCCAAACAGGAAATTGGCCAAAGACTAAAGCGTCTTGAAGAAAAAAATAAGCTTTCCTCTCCTGCTATCCAGCTTATGGAGCGACTTAGCTGCTCAGAGCAAATAGAGGGTCACAAAGCAACACTTATCATTGAGGCGATTATAGAGAATATTGACGCAAAAAAACAGCTGTTTATAAAGCTAGATCAGTGCTATCCAGCTCCTGTGATACTGGCCACAAATACATCCTCTTTTTCTATTTCAGAAATGGCTGCTAGCTTGTCACAGCCTAAGCGAATGCTAGGGATGCATTTCTTTAATCCTGCCCCATTAATGCCTTTAGTGGAGGTAATTGCTGGTATTGATACGGATGAGGCTACTTTAGAGCAGGCTACAGAGCTGCTACGGTCTATCGAAAAGGAACCGATTGGGGTTAAGGACTCACCAGGTTTTATTGTGAATCGAGTAGCCCGACCATTTTATACAGAAGGCTTGAAAATGCTAGGAGAAGGTATAGCTGATGTGACTCAAATCGATGAAATTATGAAGGACGCGGGCTTTCCAATGGGACCTTTTGAGCTTCAAGACTTAATAGGAATTGATATTAATTTTGCAACAACTTGTACTATATACGAGGCGTATTTTCAGCATCCAAGATTCCGTCCACACCCTTTACAGAAACAGATGGTTAAAAGCAATCGATTGGGGAGGAAAACAGGGAGGGGGTTCTATGTCTATGACTGA
- a CDS encoding alpha-ketoacid dehydrogenase subunit beta — translation MSSQSSQNETSTAPMTLVQAVTDGLRTMMRRDETVLVLGEDVGQNGGVFRATDGLLAEFGETRVMDTPLAEAGIIGASIGLAMNGFKPVAEIQFLGFIYPGFEQIVAHASRIRTRTSGRYSAPLVIRAPYGAGIRAPELHSDSTESFFVHLPGLKVVAPSSPYDAKGLLIASIEDPDPVLFLEPMKSYRAEREDVPLDHYTVELGKAKKLHEGDDVTIISWGNMVRPALEAAKSMAMESQIQADVLDLRTLYPMDEEAITKSVEKTGRVIIVHEGHRTGGVGAEIISLINDQALFSLRAPIERVTGFDVHVPLFALEDDYVPSVERIKKGIAKVMTF, via the coding sequence ATGTCAAGCCAGTCAAGTCAGAATGAAACATCAACAGCTCCGATGACATTGGTTCAGGCGGTAACAGATGGTTTACGTACGATGATGCGTCGGGATGAAACGGTTCTCGTTTTGGGAGAGGATGTAGGACAGAATGGGGGAGTGTTTCGAGCAACGGATGGGCTACTTGCTGAATTCGGAGAAACGAGGGTTATGGACACCCCCTTAGCAGAAGCTGGCATTATTGGAGCTAGTATAGGTCTAGCGATGAATGGCTTTAAACCTGTAGCTGAAATACAATTCCTAGGTTTTATTTACCCTGGCTTTGAGCAAATTGTTGCCCATGCTTCACGTATTCGAACTAGAACATCAGGGAGGTATTCAGCACCGCTTGTCATACGGGCTCCTTATGGGGCAGGAATTCGGGCACCGGAGCTACATTCTGATAGCACAGAGTCATTTTTTGTTCATCTTCCAGGCTTAAAAGTGGTGGCACCTTCTTCCCCGTATGATGCCAAAGGGTTATTAATCGCAAGTATTGAGGACCCTGATCCCGTCTTATTCTTAGAGCCTATGAAAAGCTATCGAGCAGAAAGAGAAGATGTCCCTCTTGATCACTATACGGTAGAGCTAGGAAAAGCAAAGAAGCTACATGAAGGGGATGATGTTACAATCATCTCTTGGGGAAATATGGTTCGCCCTGCCCTTGAAGCGGCTAAGAGTATGGCTATGGAATCTCAGATACAAGCAGATGTACTAGATTTGCGGACACTTTATCCAATGGATGAAGAGGCTATTACAAAGTCTGTTGAAAAAACGGGAAGAGTGATTATCGTGCATGAAGGGCACAGGACAGGTGGAGTAGGGGCAGAAATTATATCTTTGATCAATGACCAAGCTTTATTTTCGCTTAGAGCGCCGATTGAACGTGTGACTGGCTTTGATGTACATGTCCCACTATTTGCTTTAGAGGATGATTATGTTCCTTCTGTTGAACGAATTAAAAAGGGCATCGCTAAGGTGATGACGTTTTAA
- a CDS encoding dihydrolipoamide acetyltransferase family protein, which yields MKLHDIGEGMTEGEVVRILVQPGDRIQADQPVLEVQTDKVCAELPAPVGGKVVEILVQVGDVMRVGSTLIKIEEHSQEQAEERAKVQAEVQDEVQVPLETTHLSVKEDNSKHPSQLKNVKAAPYTRKMARDYGINIETLQGTGPYGRITIDDVARYASEHGKSEAFGEVATTTIAHQQKNADTTFEPTISSSMPEVIPFTGRRKQIAHKMSQSMLTIPHVTHFDRIDFTQLQELREQYHKDTQGSSTNLAGEYINQERLSVMAFIIKALAMSLDQFRIFNAKLNEEKGEISIESHVNVGIAVHTDEGLIVPVLHHAENLSIFDINEQMKQLTYRAQHNQLQASDLRGGTITISNVGPIGGMFATPIINYPEVALLAFHQLEDMPVVRNKEIVIRSMMNFSMSFDHRVADGVTAVQFTNQMKRMLENPLSLFSKLI from the coding sequence ATGAAGCTGCATGATATTGGAGAGGGCATGACAGAAGGAGAGGTTGTCAGAATTCTAGTACAGCCTGGGGACAGGATTCAAGCTGATCAGCCTGTGCTAGAAGTGCAAACGGATAAGGTGTGTGCAGAGCTACCTGCTCCTGTTGGGGGTAAGGTAGTCGAAATCCTAGTACAAGTCGGAGATGTCATGCGTGTAGGAAGTACCTTAATTAAGATTGAGGAGCACAGTCAAGAACAAGCCGAAGAACGAGCCAAAGTGCAGGCAGAAGTTCAAGATGAAGTGCAAGTCCCTTTAGAGACAACACACCTTTCAGTAAAAGAAGATAATAGCAAGCATCCTTCACAACTCAAAAATGTAAAGGCGGCCCCATATACTAGAAAAATGGCCAGAGATTACGGTATTAATATTGAAACTCTCCAAGGAACTGGTCCATATGGAAGGATTACCATTGATGATGTCGCTAGATATGCTAGTGAACATGGCAAAAGTGAAGCTTTTGGGGAAGTAGCAACAACAACTATTGCTCATCAACAGAAAAATGCAGATACCACATTCGAACCTACCATTTCATCTAGCATGCCTGAAGTTATCCCTTTTACTGGTAGGCGTAAGCAAATAGCACATAAAATGAGTCAATCCATGCTAACTATCCCGCATGTTACCCACTTTGATCGAATAGATTTCACTCAGCTTCAGGAGCTCAGAGAACAGTACCATAAGGATACGCAAGGTTCATCTACTAATCTAGCTGGAGAGTATATCAACCAAGAGCGGTTGTCAGTCATGGCTTTTATTATTAAAGCACTGGCGATGAGTCTAGACCAATTTCGTATCTTTAATGCGAAGCTTAATGAGGAAAAAGGAGAAATTAGCATAGAGTCTCATGTGAATGTTGGGATCGCCGTTCATACAGACGAAGGACTAATTGTTCCTGTCTTACACCATGCTGAAAATCTCAGTATTTTTGATATTAATGAGCAAATGAAGCAGCTTACTTACCGAGCGCAGCATAATCAACTGCAAGCCAGTGATTTGCGTGGAGGGACAATCACAATAAGCAATGTAGGGCCTATAGGTGGAATGTTTGCTACCCCTATTATTAATTATCCAGAGGTCGCCTTGTTGGCTTTTCATCAGCTTGAGGATATGCCAGTTGTCAGAAATAAAGAGATCGTCATTCGTTCAATGATGAATTTTTCCATGTCCTTTGATCATCGAGTAGCAGATGGGGTTACCGCTGTACAGTTTACGAATCAAATGAAACGGATGCTTGAGAACCCGTTATCTCTTTTTTCTAAGCTAATCTAA
- the metC gene encoding cystathionine beta-lyase produces MAKQTYDFQTKLLHNDHKIEKYTGAVSVPIYHASTYHQWDVEQPGEYDYARSGNPTRAALEQTIAELEGGSRGFAFASGMAAITTAFFLLSKGDHVLICDDVYGGTYRMITKVLSRFGIEHSFVDMSNVDEVEASIKPNTKVLYIETPSNPLLKVTDLKAIVRLAKKYDCLTFVDNTFLTPVLQRPLELGVDVVIHSATKFISGHSDVISGLIVVKNEELAEQIYFLQNSFGAVLGVQDCWLVLRGLKTLSVRMEQSTRSAYQIAAFLEQHPLVEQVYYPGLRSHEGYSIQQQQAKSAGAVLSFSLKNKEAVKQFVERVQLPVFAVSLGAVESILSYPAQMSHAAMSPKEREKRGITDGLLRLSVGLESTEDLLRDLEQGLEGVGATYSFRLESREKQIR; encoded by the coding sequence ATGGCTAAGCAAACGTATGATTTTCAAACAAAACTCCTGCACAATGATCATAAAATAGAGAAGTATACTGGTGCGGTCAGTGTACCCATCTATCACGCTTCTACCTATCATCAATGGGATGTGGAGCAGCCTGGTGAATATGATTATGCTCGCTCAGGTAATCCAACTAGAGCAGCGTTAGAGCAAACGATAGCTGAGCTAGAAGGTGGTTCGAGAGGCTTTGCCTTTGCTTCAGGTATGGCCGCTATTACAACTGCTTTCTTCTTACTATCTAAAGGCGATCATGTCTTAATTTGTGATGATGTATATGGTGGAACATACAGAATGATTACTAAGGTCCTTAGTCGATTTGGGATTGAGCATAGCTTTGTAGACATGAGTAATGTAGACGAAGTCGAAGCTAGTATAAAGCCCAACACCAAGGTGTTATATATAGAAACACCATCTAACCCTTTGCTTAAAGTGACTGATTTGAAGGCGATTGTCCGACTGGCTAAGAAGTATGATTGCTTAACCTTTGTAGACAATACCTTTCTAACACCAGTCCTACAGCGTCCGTTGGAGTTAGGGGTAGATGTGGTTATCCATAGTGCTACTAAGTTTATATCTGGCCATAGTGACGTCATATCAGGACTTATTGTCGTGAAGAATGAAGAGCTTGCTGAACAAATTTATTTTCTTCAAAATTCATTCGGAGCCGTTTTAGGAGTTCAGGATTGCTGGCTCGTATTACGCGGATTAAAAACCTTATCTGTCAGAATGGAGCAATCTACGAGAAGTGCGTATCAAATTGCAGCATTCCTTGAGCAGCATCCTTTGGTCGAGCAGGTTTATTATCCAGGACTACGCTCCCATGAAGGCTACTCGATCCAACAGCAGCAAGCTAAATCAGCGGGGGCGGTCCTTTCATTTTCACTTAAAAACAAAGAAGCCGTTAAACAATTTGTAGAGCGGGTTCAACTACCTGTGTTTGCTGTAAGCTTAGGTGCAGTCGAATCTATCCTATCTTATCCAGCACAAATGTCACACGCGGCAATGTCTCCTAAAGAGAGGGAGAAAAGAGGAATTACAGATGGACTATTGCGTCTTTCTGTAGGTCTTGAGAGCACAGAGGATTTGCTTCGAGATCTAGAGCAAGGCTTAGAGGGAGTAGGAGCAACATATTCCTTCCGTTTAGAAAGTCGGGAAAAGCAGATTCGCTAG
- a CDS encoding NAD(P)H-dependent flavin oxidoreductase produces MTRGETEPISSPRATLLESLNIQKPIIQGGMGNISPVELCVAVTQAGGLGQIGAGTLSVDELKQKIEMVQNHLQPNASFGVNIPLNVHPQLQDVIQLVIEKQVPIVSLSAGNPKPFIAELKERGRKVMVVVATVEQGKKAESCGADVVIGEGFEAAGKNSPKELTTLALIPQLTKALQIPVVAAGGIADGQGLLAAFAMGAAGVQLGTRLVMTKEATLHERYKDAILNASDEDTIVLGRSYGFVTRLLHTPYAKSLLQREKQGIRIEDLLSALDEKSHRLGAQDGELDQGHVNAGQISGFIDSIPSVRELFEDMELVARRRLEEIRSDFYQWEDKL; encoded by the coding sequence ATGACTAGAGGAGAGACTGAGCCTATATCAAGTCCAAGAGCTACTTTACTAGAGAGCTTAAATATCCAGAAGCCGATCATTCAGGGGGGGATGGGTAACATAAGCCCTGTCGAGTTATGTGTAGCGGTTACGCAAGCAGGGGGCTTAGGGCAAATTGGTGCAGGAACGTTATCTGTAGATGAGCTTAAGCAGAAAATAGAGATGGTTCAGAATCACCTACAGCCCAATGCTTCGTTCGGTGTAAACATTCCACTTAACGTTCATCCTCAGCTTCAGGACGTCATTCAGTTAGTGATCGAAAAGCAGGTGCCTATTGTTTCGTTATCAGCTGGGAATCCAAAGCCTTTCATTGCTGAACTGAAGGAAAGAGGTAGAAAGGTCATGGTTGTGGTGGCCACGGTAGAGCAAGGGAAAAAGGCCGAAAGCTGTGGAGCAGATGTCGTGATTGGTGAAGGCTTTGAAGCAGCAGGGAAAAATTCACCCAAGGAGCTTACAACTCTTGCCCTAATTCCTCAGCTCACAAAGGCTCTTCAAATCCCTGTCGTAGCCGCTGGGGGAATCGCAGATGGTCAAGGATTGTTAGCTGCTTTTGCCATGGGGGCAGCAGGTGTACAGCTTGGAACTAGGCTAGTCATGACAAAGGAAGCGACTCTTCATGAGCGTTACAAGGATGCTATTCTAAACGCTTCAGATGAAGACACGATCGTCTTAGGAAGAAGCTATGGATTTGTAACTAGACTATTACATACACCTTATGCCAAAAGTCTACTTCAAAGGGAAAAGCAAGGAATCAGGATAGAGGACCTATTAAGCGCTTTAGATGAAAAAAGTCACAGGCTAGGAGCTCAAGACGGTGAGCTTGATCAGGGGCATGTGAACGCAGGGCAAATAAGTGGATTTATTGATTCTATCCCTTCAGTGAGGGAGCTTTTTGAGGACATGGAGCTGGTGGCACGAAGACGTCTAGAGGAAATAAGAAGCGATTTTTATCAATGGGAGGATAAGCTATGA
- a CDS encoding 3-hydroxyacyl-CoA dehydrogenase family protein, whose translation MSMTDKKVVVIGHTALNDRVMEWLTPLELEVTCVSIDQLQLRITDQEVMNVEHILDHKTATKITQSDFIFDTLTGPTETKRQMIKWLMLHKQEQAPLLTSILHHTATEISSWAEHAPEIIGFHPLHFERLKMIELAPSLQHDPAILGGVQCQLTEWGKKVQLIQDQVGGVFPRSIALLINEASYALQEKVTTAESIDLAMKKGTHYPLGPLEWGDQIGLDHIHWILEGLFRELGDERYRSSASLKKKVYAQQIGIVAGRGFYEYGA comes from the coding sequence ATGTCTATGACTGATAAAAAAGTGGTTGTTATAGGTCATACTGCTTTAAATGATCGTGTCATGGAATGGCTGACCCCATTAGAGCTTGAAGTGACCTGCGTCTCAATTGATCAACTACAGTTGAGAATTACTGACCAGGAAGTTATGAATGTTGAGCATATCCTGGACCATAAAACTGCTACAAAAATAACTCAATCGGATTTTATCTTTGACACGTTAACTGGACCTACAGAAACGAAGCGGCAGATGATCAAATGGTTGATGCTCCACAAGCAGGAGCAGGCACCACTGTTGACGTCAATTTTACATCATACAGCAACTGAAATTTCTAGCTGGGCAGAGCATGCTCCAGAAATTATAGGCTTTCACCCCCTACATTTTGAACGGTTAAAAATGATAGAGCTGGCACCTTCCCTGCAGCATGATCCAGCCATTTTGGGAGGAGTGCAATGTCAATTAACAGAATGGGGTAAAAAGGTTCAACTGATCCAAGATCAGGTTGGGGGAGTGTTCCCAAGATCGATTGCCTTACTCATTAATGAAGCAAGTTATGCTTTACAGGAAAAGGTAACAACTGCAGAAAGTATAGACCTGGCGATGAAAAAGGGTACTCATTATCCTTTAGGGCCACTTGAATGGGGAGATCAAATAGGTTTAGATCATATTCATTGGATTTTAGAAGGCTTGTTTCGTGAGCTTGGTGACGAGCGTTATCGTTCATCCGCGTCTCTAAAGAAGAAGGTGTACGCACAGCAAATTGGGATTGTTGCAGGTCGAGGGTTCTATGAATATGGAGCATGA
- the pdhA gene encoding pyruvate dehydrogenase (acetyl-transferring) E1 component subunit alpha: MEEYFPVTQYVTPDGEITVTDPSVYRLDLVKKMYTSMQRARLFDRKAITLQRQGRIGTYAPFEGQEAAQIGSALALGEQDWLFPSYRDHAATMTFGHSLISILLYWAGRIEGCIPPQDKHIFPPSVPIATQIPHAVGTAWAEKLKGGEGASIVYFGDGATSEGDFHEGLNFASVFQLPVVFFCQNNGYAISVPVSKQMRSKTIAQKAIAYDMPGVRVDGNDALAVYQVTKEALERARKGEGPTLIEAVTWRYGAHTTADDPTKYRDQSDSEARRQFDPLDRLEKLLQRHDDWDELWAQEQSKKAEDEIQTAVMEMEDRPPADPTYMFEHVFAQAPQSLLQQKRTFEEKGV; this comes from the coding sequence ATAGAGGAATACTTTCCTGTTACCCAATATGTCACTCCTGATGGGGAGATTACAGTAACTGATCCATCAGTTTATCGTCTAGATCTAGTCAAGAAAATGTACACCAGCATGCAAAGAGCTAGGTTATTTGATCGAAAAGCGATTACCCTACAGCGTCAAGGAAGAATTGGAACGTATGCTCCATTTGAGGGACAGGAAGCAGCTCAAATTGGAAGTGCTCTTGCACTAGGGGAGCAGGATTGGCTTTTTCCCTCTTATCGTGATCATGCAGCAACCATGACATTTGGTCATTCTTTAATATCTATTTTATTGTATTGGGCAGGTAGAATTGAAGGCTGTATTCCTCCACAAGATAAGCATATTTTTCCCCCTTCTGTCCCTATAGCTACTCAAATTCCTCATGCTGTCGGTACCGCATGGGCTGAAAAGCTAAAGGGTGGGGAAGGAGCATCCATCGTCTATTTCGGTGATGGGGCAACATCAGAAGGAGACTTCCATGAAGGATTAAATTTCGCGAGTGTTTTCCAGCTTCCTGTTGTATTTTTTTGTCAGAACAATGGCTATGCAATTAGTGTTCCCGTTTCCAAGCAAATGAGATCTAAAACCATCGCTCAAAAGGCTATTGCTTATGATATGCCTGGAGTTCGTGTGGATGGTAACGATGCCCTAGCTGTTTATCAAGTGACCAAAGAAGCGTTAGAGCGTGCTAGAAAGGGAGAGGGTCCAACTTTAATTGAAGCGGTAACCTGGAGGTATGGTGCACATACAACAGCTGATGATCCTACGAAGTATAGAGATCAGAGCGACAGTGAGGCTCGAAGACAATTTGATCCACTAGACCGTCTGGAGAAATTACTGCAAAGGCATGATGATTGGGATGAGCTATGGGCCCAAGAGCAGTCTAAGAAAGCCGAAGATGAGATTCAAACAGCAGTGATGGAAATGGAAGATAGACCTCCTGCCGATCCTACGTATATGTTTGAGCATGTGTTTGCCCAGGCACCTCAAAGCCTATTACAGCAGAAAAGGACTTTTGAAGAGAAGGGGGTGTAA
- a CDS encoding Glu/Leu/Phe/Val family dehydrogenase, whose translation MNTIQPMELNLNQSGGSLSVFQQMSQHEQVVFCQDESTGLKAIIAIHNTTLGPALGGCRMRPYASEEEALEDVLRLSRGMTYKCAAADVDFGGGKAVIIGDPHKDKSPELFRALGQFVQSLGGRYYTGCDMGTLPEDFVHAAKETQYIVGAPEEYGGSGDSSIPTAHGVIMGLRAVSQFLWDTTHLAGKTFSIQGLGKVGFKVAETLLAEGANLFVTDIYENSIIELQKKAETLPGEVTRVDGKEIFQIEADALVPCAIGGIINDISLSDLKVKAICGAANNQLSKDYLGGILQQRGILYAPDYIVNAGGLIQVSDELYGLNKERVLKKTEAIFETLMQTFEAAAKQSISTIEAANQVVEQRLELRKRNNSFFSHQQRPKWSIK comes from the coding sequence ATGAATACGATTCAACCAATGGAGCTTAATCTTAATCAGTCTGGGGGCTCTTTATCTGTTTTCCAGCAAATGAGCCAGCATGAACAGGTTGTTTTTTGTCAGGACGAGTCAACAGGATTAAAGGCTATCATTGCTATCCATAATACAACACTAGGTCCAGCTCTTGGAGGCTGCCGAATGCGTCCCTATGCTTCAGAGGAAGAAGCCCTAGAGGATGTTCTACGATTGTCGCGTGGGATGACATATAAGTGTGCTGCGGCAGATGTTGATTTTGGAGGAGGAAAGGCTGTTATTATAGGAGATCCTCACAAGGATAAATCTCCAGAGCTGTTTAGAGCATTAGGACAGTTTGTTCAAAGCTTAGGAGGTCGCTATTATACAGGCTGTGATATGGGGACACTACCTGAGGATTTTGTCCATGCAGCTAAGGAAACGCAATATATTGTAGGTGCTCCCGAGGAGTATGGTGGAAGTGGAGATTCTTCCATTCCAACAGCCCATGGCGTCATTATGGGGTTACGTGCAGTAAGTCAATTCTTGTGGGATACGACCCATTTAGCTGGAAAAACCTTTTCTATTCAAGGCTTAGGGAAGGTAGGCTTTAAGGTCGCTGAAACCTTACTAGCTGAAGGGGCAAACTTATTTGTTACAGATATTTATGAAAACTCAATCATAGAATTACAGAAGAAGGCAGAGACGCTTCCTGGTGAGGTCACTCGAGTGGATGGTAAAGAAATCTTTCAAATTGAAGCTGATGCTCTAGTTCCTTGTGCCATAGGTGGAATTATTAATGATATTTCATTGTCAGATTTAAAGGTTAAAGCGATATGTGGAGCAGCAAACAATCAGCTTTCAAAGGATTACTTAGGAGGAATTTTACAGCAAAGAGGAATTCTTTATGCGCCAGATTACATTGTCAATGCTGGGGGACTCATTCAGGTTTCAGATGAACTGTATGGTTTGAATAAGGAAAGGGTGCTTAAGAAAACAGAGGCCATTTTTGAAACATTAATGCAAACGTTCGAGGCGGCAGCCAAGCAATCTATTTCGACTATTGAGGCGGCTAATCAGGTTGTCGAACAGCGTTTAGAGCTGCGAAAAAGAAATAATAGCTTTTTTTCCCACCAGCAAAGACCAAAATGGAGTATTAAGTAA
- a CDS encoding methionine biosynthesis PLP-dependent protein, producing MSKKQEEYRCRTQLVQLGNGKDPRTGAVNPPIHLSTAYRHEGIGQSSGYDYVRTGNPTRQIVEEGIANLEAGDQGFACSSGMAAIHTLFSIFEQGDEIIASLDLYGGTYRLFEQGWRNWGLTFHYVDPRDVTELEGRINAKTKAIFIETPTNPLMQTVDIGEVSQIAKKHDVLLIVDNTFYTPLLQRPIEEGADIVVHSATKYLGGHNDVLAGLIVAKGKELCEKLALYHNGIGAVLSPFDSWLLIKGMKTLSLRIEAHASNAKRLAQVLSEHEAVEEILYPGQGGMLSFRLRRSEWVDPFLRSLKLITFAESLGGVESFITYPFTQTHADIPEETRIQNGICKKLLRFSVGIEHVEDLVGDIQQALAQVLSLELTNEGVNIHG from the coding sequence ATGAGTAAAAAACAAGAGGAATATCGATGTAGAACCCAACTAGTCCAGCTAGGTAATGGTAAAGATCCACGCACTGGAGCCGTTAACCCCCCTATCCATTTGTCCACCGCTTATCGTCATGAAGGGATTGGGCAATCCTCAGGGTATGATTACGTCCGAACAGGTAATCCTACCAGGCAAATTGTAGAAGAAGGAATAGCCAATTTAGAAGCAGGAGACCAAGGCTTTGCCTGTAGCTCTGGTATGGCTGCCATCCACACATTATTTTCCATTTTTGAGCAAGGTGATGAGATTATTGCTTCTCTTGATCTTTACGGAGGAACGTACCGTTTATTTGAGCAAGGCTGGCGCAATTGGGGACTAACGTTTCATTACGTAGACCCTAGAGATGTGACCGAACTGGAAGGTCGGATCAATGCTAAGACAAAAGCTATTTTCATTGAAACGCCTACAAATCCGTTAATGCAAACCGTTGATATTGGAGAGGTTAGCCAGATAGCAAAGAAACATGATGTTTTACTTATAGTAGACAATACATTCTATACCCCTCTTCTTCAAAGACCAATTGAGGAAGGAGCGGATATTGTTGTCCATAGTGCAACGAAATATCTAGGGGGACATAATGATGTGTTAGCTGGTTTAATCGTAGCCAAGGGAAAGGAGCTTTGTGAAAAGCTTGCCCTTTATCATAACGGAATTGGTGCCGTCCTTTCACCCTTCGACTCCTGGCTACTCATTAAGGGAATGAAGACGCTAAGCCTTAGAATAGAAGCTCATGCGTCAAACGCCAAGAGGCTAGCCCAAGTGTTAAGTGAGCATGAGGCAGTGGAAGAGATTCTCTACCCTGGTCAGGGAGGAATGCTTTCCTTTCGATTAAGGCGTAGTGAATGGGTTGATCCTTTTTTAAGGAGTCTCAAGCTGATTACTTTTGCTGAAAGCTTAGGTGGTGTAGAAAGCTTTATTACGTATCCATTCACCCAAACTCATGCAGACATTCCAGAGGAAACAAGAATTCAGAATGGAATTTGTAAAAAGCTGTTACGCTTTTCCGTAGGTATAGAGCATGTGGAGGACTTAGTAGGAGATATTCAGCAAGCATTAGCACAGGTCTTAAGCTTGGAGCTTACGAATGAGGGGGTTAACATCCATGGCTAA